The proteins below come from a single Parageobacillus thermoglucosidasius genomic window:
- a CDS encoding RNA-binding S4 domain-containing protein, which yields MRLDKFLKVSRLIKRRTLAKEVADQGRITINGAVAKASSTVRVGDELTIQFGQKKLTVKVTDLKETTKKEEAANLYEVIREERIDAGTEE from the coding sequence ATGCGTTTAGATAAATTTTTAAAAGTTTCTCGTCTGATTAAACGCCGCACATTAGCGAAAGAAGTAGCAGACCAAGGGCGTATTACGATTAACGGCGCTGTTGCGAAAGCAAGCTCAACAGTGAGAGTGGGCGATGAATTAACGATTCAATTTGGGCAGAAGAAGCTGACGGTGAAAGTGACTGATTTGAAGGAAACCACAAAAAAAGAGGAAGCGGCGAATTTATATGAAGTGATTCGGGAAGAACGGATCGACGCTGGAACGGAGGAATAG
- a CDS encoding putative polysaccharide biosynthesis protein, producing MRSPEEKIWKGAVILTIAAFVTKLLSAFYRVPYQNIVGDVGFYIYQQVYPIYGIVMSLALYGYPIVISKLVAERVADRDQQGVASVLLASLLFLCLFGLLLFSVLYIGAQQVAIWMGDAELAPLVRLLSFSFLLFPFIALLRGYFQGKNNMLPTAVSQVGEQLVRVITIILLSYLFIKGGRTVYDAGAAAVFGSLAGGLTALLLLTAYWLRRANRGKIYITWKSGEAKRIISYLLIEGFIICVTNMVLTLTQLVDSFSVLPLLVESGKESFEQARIWKGIYDRGQPLIQLGTVVATSFSLALVPLISGAKKREDGQFIREKTDLSLRIATVIGLGASLGLICLIRPVNVMLFENDLGSLSLAILAASIFFTTLALTLSALLQGMGQEWTAVAGVCIAVAGKAVCNWLLIPSFGTAGAAAATTLSYAAMSCFLYVMLRRKLHVRFPKKTYWYPVIKAAATMVAVLQLYTLLAETLGSGRLFAAGEAVAGVLLGGVTYIIIILKGNVFSQQELTFFPFGDKLCLLWKTGDR from the coding sequence ATGAGATCGCCGGAAGAAAAGATATGGAAAGGTGCGGTCATCTTAACCATTGCTGCTTTTGTGACGAAACTATTAAGCGCTTTTTATCGCGTTCCATATCAGAATATCGTTGGGGATGTCGGCTTTTATATTTATCAACAAGTGTATCCGATTTACGGCATTGTGATGTCATTAGCGCTATACGGCTATCCGATCGTCATTTCGAAGCTTGTGGCAGAACGTGTTGCTGACCGCGATCAACAAGGCGTGGCTTCCGTTTTGTTAGCATCGCTTTTGTTCTTATGTTTGTTCGGTTTACTTCTTTTTTCCGTTCTTTATATCGGTGCGCAACAAGTCGCGATATGGATGGGAGACGCGGAGCTCGCTCCGCTCGTCCGCCTTCTCTCTTTTTCGTTTTTGCTATTCCCGTTTATCGCTTTGTTGCGCGGCTATTTTCAAGGGAAGAACAACATGCTCCCGACTGCTGTTTCTCAAGTCGGGGAGCAGCTCGTTCGCGTGATAACGATTATTTTGTTATCGTATTTGTTTATCAAAGGCGGACGCACTGTGTATGACGCCGGAGCGGCGGCGGTGTTTGGTTCGCTCGCCGGAGGATTGACTGCGCTTCTTTTATTGACTGCGTATTGGCTGAGGAGGGCTAATCGGGGAAAAATATATATCACATGGAAAAGCGGGGAAGCTAAGCGCATTATTTCTTATTTGCTCATCGAAGGATTCATTATTTGTGTAACAAATATGGTGTTAACGCTCACGCAATTGGTAGACTCGTTTTCGGTATTGCCGTTGCTTGTCGAAAGCGGCAAAGAAAGCTTTGAACAAGCAAGGATATGGAAGGGGATTTACGATCGCGGACAACCTCTTATCCAGCTTGGCACAGTAGTTGCGACTTCGTTTTCGCTCGCGCTTGTTCCGCTCATTTCCGGAGCGAAAAAACGCGAAGACGGACAATTTATTCGCGAAAAAACGGATTTATCGTTACGTATCGCCACCGTCATCGGATTAGGCGCTTCATTAGGATTGATATGTCTCATCCGTCCTGTGAACGTGATGTTATTTGAAAATGATCTCGGGTCACTTTCACTGGCAATTTTGGCTGCCTCGATTTTCTTTACGACATTGGCGTTAACGCTTTCGGCGCTATTGCAAGGAATGGGACAGGAATGGACAGCGGTGGCGGGGGTGTGTATAGCAGTAGCAGGAAAAGCCGTCTGTAATTGGCTGTTGATCCCTTCATTCGGGACGGCCGGTGCGGCCGCTGCTACGACGTTGTCTTATGCGGCGATGTCATGTTTTTTGTATGTCATGCTTCGACGGAAGCTGCATGTCCGCTTTCCGAAGAAAACGTATTGGTATCCTGTGATAAAAGCAGCTGCAACGATGGTCGCGGTGTTGCAGTTATACACGCTGCTTGCGGAAACGTTGGGCTCCGGCCGCCTGTTCGCGGCCGGTGAAGCGGTGGCCGGGGTGCTGCTTGGCGGTGTGACGTATATTATAATAATCCTAAAAGGAAATGTATTCTCGCAACAAGAATTAACATTTTTCCCATTTGGCGATAAACTATGTTTATTATGGAAAACAGGTGATCGATGA
- a CDS encoding S1 domain-containing RNA-binding protein, whose amino-acid sequence MSIEVGSKLQGKVTGITKFGAFVELPEGVTGLVHISEVADNYVKDINDHLKVGDVVHVKVINVEKDGRIGLSIKKAKDTQPSQRSRYKANDRAAKDSLEQKISRFLKESEDRLASLRRHMESKRGGRGARRG is encoded by the coding sequence ATGTCAATTGAAGTAGGCAGCAAGTTACAAGGCAAAGTAACGGGGATTACAAAATTCGGAGCGTTTGTGGAGCTGCCAGAAGGTGTAACTGGGCTAGTTCATATTAGTGAGGTAGCGGATAATTACGTGAAGGATATTAACGATCATCTGAAAGTTGGCGATGTCGTTCACGTCAAAGTGATTAATGTCGAGAAAGACGGGAGAATAGGTCTATCCATAAAAAAAGCAAAAGACACGCAGCCTTCGCAGCGCTCACGGTATAAGGCTAACGACCGAGCCGCAAAAGACAGTTTGGAACAAAAAATCAGCCGTTTTCTCAAAGAAAGCGAAGACCGGCTGGCTTCCCTCAGACGTCATATGGAATCGAAACGGGGAGGTCGTGGTGCAAGACGTGGGTAA
- the yabP gene encoding sporulation protein YabP, with the protein MSQHYDFGGNTNKGPVQEHDVIMRGRRLLDITGVKQVESFDNEEFLLETVMGFLSIRGQNLQMKNLDVDKGVVSIKGRIFDLVYLDDHQEKAKGFFSKLFK; encoded by the coding sequence ATGAGCCAACATTATGATTTTGGAGGCAACACAAACAAAGGTCCTGTCCAAGAACATGATGTCATTATGCGGGGGAGAAGGCTTCTTGACATTACGGGAGTCAAACAAGTGGAAAGCTTTGATAATGAGGAATTTTTGCTGGAAACAGTGATGGGCTTTTTGTCGATCCGCGGGCAAAATTTGCAAATGAAAAACTTAGACGTGGATAAAGGGGTCGTTTCCATTAAAGGGAGAATTTTTGACCTTGTGTATTTAGATGACCATCAGGAGAAGGCTAAAGGATTCTTTAGCAAGTTGTTCAAATGA
- the spoVT gene encoding stage V sporulation protein T produces MKATGIVRRIDDLGRVVIPKEIRRTLRIREGDPLEIFVDRDGEVILKKYSPISELGDFAKEYADALFDSLGQPVLICDRDVFIAVAGVSKKEYLNKNVGPLVEKAMEERNSVLHTEEGEAELVDGVSETWKSYTIGPIVANGDPIGAVVILSKDKVLGEVEHKAVETAASFLARQMEQ; encoded by the coding sequence ATGAAAGCAACTGGTATTGTCCGTCGGATTGATGATTTAGGAAGGGTTGTCATTCCGAAAGAAATCCGAAGAACGTTGCGCATTCGGGAAGGGGATCCGCTCGAAATATTTGTTGATCGCGATGGCGAAGTCATTTTAAAAAAATATTCGCCAATTAGCGAATTAGGCGATTTCGCGAAAGAATATGCAGATGCGTTGTTTGACAGCTTAGGGCAGCCTGTGTTGATTTGCGACCGCGATGTTTTCATCGCTGTTGCCGGTGTTTCGAAAAAAGAATATTTGAACAAAAATGTCGGTCCTTTAGTGGAAAAAGCGATGGAAGAGCGAAACTCTGTTCTTCATACAGAAGAAGGAGAAGCGGAGCTTGTCGACGGAGTTTCAGAAACATGGAAATCGTATACGATTGGGCCAATTGTGGCAAATGGCGATCCGATTGGCGCTGTTGTCATTTTGTCAAAAGATAAAGTGCTTGGCGAAGTGGAACATAAAGCGGTCGAGACGGCCGCCAGCTTTTTGGCCCGGCAAATGGAACAGTAA
- the yabQ gene encoding spore cortex biosynthesis protein YabQ, whose product MSVTTQLATMLAMIGMGSWLGAALDTYNRFLQRQNRKHWVVFINDVLFWIVQGLIIFYVLLLVNEGELRFYIFLAVLCGYAAYQSLFRMIYLRVLEWVISLAVRLYRFFIRLCYYLIVRPVQLLLQTLLMLSLFIWNVFLFVLRILYQCVKILFAPVRWIGFMVWRRIPQNWKETLKNFFRYLAGIIRPVKNMIVKWVLKWRK is encoded by the coding sequence ATGAGTGTGACAACGCAGCTGGCGACAATGCTGGCGATGATTGGGATGGGCAGCTGGCTTGGTGCCGCGCTGGATACGTATAATCGCTTTTTACAGCGGCAGAACCGCAAGCATTGGGTCGTGTTTATCAATGACGTTTTGTTTTGGATTGTGCAAGGACTTATCATTTTTTACGTTTTGCTGCTCGTCAATGAAGGCGAGCTGCGCTTTTACATTTTTTTAGCGGTTTTATGCGGATATGCCGCTTATCAAAGTTTGTTTCGTATGATATATTTAAGGGTGCTCGAATGGGTGATTTCGCTCGCGGTGCGGCTGTACCGCTTTTTCATCCGCTTATGCTATTACTTGATTGTTCGGCCGGTTCAGCTGCTTTTGCAAACATTACTCATGCTTTCGCTTTTTATATGGAATGTGTTTCTCTTTGTTCTTCGCATTTTGTACCAATGTGTTAAGATATTGTTTGCTCCGGTCCGCTGGATCGGTTTTATGGTTTGGCGAAGAATTCCGCAAAATTGGAAAGAGACGCTGAAAAATTTTTTCCGCTATTTAGCAGGAATTATCCGCCCGGTGAAGAATATGATTGTCAAATGGGTGCTAAAATGGCGAAAATAA
- a CDS encoding FtsB family cell division protein, with protein sequence MNVPHRTNVTKLQSSYISAQEEKRTKASKRRKIAIVRFAFFGILLAALSSIFFYTLHSQSQDIEAKLADKKRMEQQLDKLEKQQKQLEEEIKKLHDDEYIAELARKKYYLSKEGEIIFVVPEKNSPPYDAGKFGH encoded by the coding sequence ATGAACGTACCGCATAGAACCAATGTAACAAAGCTGCAATCTTCATACATATCCGCTCAGGAAGAAAAGAGGACGAAAGCGTCAAAAAGACGGAAGATCGCTATCGTTCGCTTTGCATTTTTTGGCATTTTATTAGCGGCGTTATCTTCGATATTTTTTTATACCCTCCACTCGCAATCGCAAGACATTGAAGCAAAATTAGCGGATAAAAAGCGGATGGAACAGCAGTTAGACAAGCTCGAAAAGCAGCAAAAACAGCTGGAAGAAGAAATAAAAAAATTGCATGATGACGAATATATCGCCGAATTGGCAAGGAAAAAATATTATTTGTCAAAGGAAGGAGAAATTATTTTTGTTGTCCCCGAAAAGAACTCGCCCCCTTATGATGCCGGTAAATTTGGGCATTGA
- the spoIIE gene encoding stage II sporulation protein E: MERVERRWMNRISEMSINETQAVLSRWVRHVKLRIGHLFIHKGFLLFIIGFLLGRALILSKLTPFALPFFAAVYMLRRDKAALAFVALLAGSLTLSLTTTLFIFIGIFSFLIVNAFLRKFFSESIKIVPLIIFCLSFFAKLAILRYFLKNETLYEAVMAFVEAGLAFVLTLIFIQSIPLLAVRKHKQALRAEEIISLIILIASMLTGMIGWTFYGLSLEHVMSRYLVLIFALVAGATIGPTVGVVTGLILSLANVGNLYEMSLLAFAGLLGGLLKEGKKAGASFGLLVATLLIGLYGNGKAEIVPTVMESCLAIILFICTPRSLTETIAKHIPGTVEYANEQQQYARKIRDVTAQRVSQFSHVFQALANSFSTDSFTSSEDYNEREIDYFLSDIAGKTCQTCFKKEQCWSAHFDTTYEYMKKIMLEADAGKLEHNRKLLREWDRHCVKANKVVGMIEKDVTLYRANRKVRKQMNESRKMVAEQLLGVSQVMEDFAKEIQRERENHYLQEEQIFHALQEFGIEIGHIDIYSLEKGNIDIEMSVPYCEGRGECEKLIAPMLSDILGETIVVKREECAVYPNGYCRVAFGSARAFVVETGVAFAAKGGGLVSGDSYSMIELGTGKYAIAISDGMGNGERAHHESNETLRLLQKILQTGMDESIAIKSVNSILSLRTTEDMFSTLDLAMIDLQNAVTKFLKIGSAPSFIKRGDKVMKIEASNLPIGIIKEVEFEIVSEQLKAGDLLIMMSDGVFEGPPHVENHDLWMKRKIKELKTNDPQAVADLIMEEVIRSRSGRIEDDMTVVVAKINHNTPKWATIPAYMYTKKAQ, encoded by the coding sequence ATGGAAAGAGTAGAAAGAAGATGGATGAATCGAATTTCGGAAATGTCTATTAATGAGACGCAAGCGGTGTTGTCGCGATGGGTGCGCCACGTGAAATTGCGAATCGGGCACTTATTTATTCACAAAGGGTTTCTTCTTTTTATTATTGGTTTTTTGCTTGGACGAGCCCTTATTTTATCCAAGCTAACTCCGTTTGCTTTGCCGTTCTTTGCCGCTGTTTACATGTTGCGCCGCGATAAGGCGGCATTAGCATTTGTTGCGTTGCTTGCGGGTTCGCTTACCCTGTCATTGACGACAACGTTATTTATTTTTATCGGCATCTTCAGTTTTCTTATTGTCAACGCCTTTTTGCGAAAGTTTTTTAGTGAATCGATCAAAATCGTGCCTTTGATCATATTTTGTTTATCATTTTTCGCAAAATTGGCAATTCTGCGTTATTTTTTGAAAAACGAGACGTTATATGAAGCGGTGATGGCGTTTGTCGAAGCAGGGCTCGCATTTGTACTGACCCTTATTTTTATCCAAAGTATTCCGCTGCTGGCAGTTCGTAAACATAAACAAGCGCTGCGCGCGGAAGAAATTATTTCACTTATTATTTTAATTGCGTCCATGTTGACGGGGATGATCGGTTGGACGTTTTATGGACTTTCACTTGAACATGTGATGTCTCGCTATCTCGTGTTAATTTTTGCGCTCGTGGCGGGGGCGACGATTGGCCCTACCGTCGGAGTGGTGACAGGGCTTATTTTAAGTTTGGCGAACGTCGGTAATTTGTACGAAATGAGCTTGTTGGCGTTTGCCGGCCTTTTAGGAGGTTTGCTTAAGGAAGGAAAGAAAGCCGGCGCCTCTTTCGGGCTGCTTGTCGCGACATTGCTGATCGGTTTATATGGAAATGGTAAGGCGGAAATTGTCCCGACGGTGATGGAGTCGTGCTTGGCGATTATTTTATTTATATGTACACCTCGTTCATTAACGGAAACAATCGCAAAACATATCCCCGGTACTGTAGAATATGCCAATGAACAGCAGCAATATGCCAGAAAAATTCGCGATGTGACGGCACAGCGCGTTTCGCAATTTTCCCACGTGTTTCAGGCGCTGGCCAATAGCTTTTCGACAGACAGCTTCACTTCTTCGGAAGATTACAATGAGCGGGAGATTGATTATTTTTTAAGCGACATTGCGGGAAAAACGTGCCAAACTTGCTTTAAAAAAGAGCAATGCTGGTCCGCCCATTTTGATACAACATATGAATATATGAAGAAAATAATGCTAGAAGCGGATGCGGGAAAATTAGAACATAACCGCAAACTATTGCGGGAATGGGACCGCCATTGCGTAAAAGCGAACAAAGTAGTCGGCATGATTGAAAAAGATGTAACACTTTATCGGGCAAATCGCAAAGTGCGCAAACAAATGAATGAAAGCAGAAAGATGGTTGCCGAACAACTGTTAGGTGTCTCACAGGTGATGGAAGATTTTGCAAAGGAAATTCAGCGTGAACGCGAAAATCATTATTTACAGGAGGAACAAATTTTTCACGCCTTGCAGGAGTTTGGGATTGAAATCGGCCATATTGACATTTACAGCTTGGAAAAAGGAAATATCGATATTGAGATGAGCGTTCCATATTGCGAAGGCCGCGGCGAATGTGAAAAATTGATTGCGCCAATGCTGTCGGATATTTTAGGAGAAACGATCGTGGTAAAACGGGAAGAATGCGCTGTTTACCCGAACGGCTATTGCCGGGTGGCATTCGGTTCGGCGAGAGCGTTCGTCGTCGAAACGGGCGTGGCGTTTGCGGCGAAAGGAGGCGGGCTTGTTTCAGGGGATAGCTATTCAATGATTGAACTTGGAACAGGAAAGTATGCGATTGCGATCAGCGATGGAATGGGAAACGGAGAACGCGCACACCACGAAAGCAATGAGACGCTGCGTCTTTTGCAAAAGATTTTGCAGACAGGGATGGATGAATCGATCGCCATAAAATCCGTCAATTCCATTTTATCATTGCGGACGACGGAAGATATGTTTTCCACGCTAGATTTAGCCATGATTGATTTGCAAAACGCCGTAACAAAATTTTTAAAAATCGGCTCCGCGCCGAGCTTTATCAAACGCGGCGATAAAGTCATGAAAATCGAGGCGAGCAATTTGCCGATCGGAATCATTAAAGAAGTGGAATTTGAGATTGTCAGTGAACAATTAAAGGCGGGCGATTTGCTTATTATGATGAGCGACGGGGTGTTCGAAGGGCCGCCGCACGTGGAAAATCATGATCTATGGATGAAGCGGAAAATTAAAGAATTGAAAACGAACGACCCGCAGGCAGTGGCGGATTTAATCATGGAGGAAGTAATCCGAAGCCGTTCCGGGAGAATTGAAGACGACATGACGGTAGTCGTTGCGAAAATCAATCATAATACGCCAAAATGGGCGACGATTCCAGCCTATATGTATACAAAAAAAGCGCAATAA
- the mazG gene encoding nucleoside triphosphate pyrophosphohydrolase → MNTIYVFGLGAGDIEQLPLGVYRKLKTASPLFLRTKEHPVVHALQAEGVSFTSFDAIYEKHERFEDVYEEMAAILLEQAQKNDVFYAVPGHPLVAEKTVQLLLEAERRKQCRVVIEGGQSFLDALFTTLKIDPIEGFQLIDATSFQGDEWQLTNHTIFCQVYDSFIASEVKLTLMEQLPDDYPVYIVTAAGSKEEKVMEVPLYELDRATVLNNLTSVYVPPVREETMLYHRFETLRRVIATLRGPNGCPWDRKQTHESLKRYLLEETYELFEAIDENDDEHMVEELGDVLLQVMLHAQIGEDEGMFSIDDVIRGITEKMIRRHPHVFGDVTVENAEQVVENWQRIKEKEKQDRADSLLDDVPKSLPNILKAYEFQKKAAKVGFDWDDVKPMWEKVEEEMAEFKREALGEKTVRSRLISEFGDILFALINVARYYGINPEEALHATNQKFYRRFSYIEEQARKNGVALTSLSLAELDRFWEEAKEKGW, encoded by the coding sequence ATGAATACGATTTATGTTTTCGGTTTAGGCGCTGGCGATATTGAACAATTGCCATTAGGCGTGTATCGGAAGCTGAAAACCGCTTCTCCGCTTTTTTTGCGAACGAAAGAACATCCGGTTGTCCATGCCCTGCAAGCGGAGGGAGTTTCCTTTACGTCATTTGATGCCATTTACGAGAAACATGAACGGTTTGAAGACGTATACGAAGAAATGGCGGCTATTTTACTGGAACAGGCGCAAAAAAACGATGTATTTTACGCCGTTCCCGGCCATCCGCTTGTAGCGGAAAAGACCGTGCAGCTTTTGCTGGAAGCGGAACGGCGCAAGCAATGCCGCGTCGTCATTGAGGGAGGCCAAAGCTTTTTAGATGCTTTGTTTACGACGTTAAAGATTGACCCGATCGAAGGGTTTCAGCTTATTGACGCCACCTCGTTTCAAGGGGATGAATGGCAATTAACAAATCATACGATTTTTTGCCAAGTGTATGATTCGTTTATTGCCTCTGAAGTGAAATTGACATTAATGGAACAGCTTCCGGACGACTATCCTGTCTATATTGTAACGGCGGCGGGAAGCAAAGAGGAGAAAGTGATGGAAGTTCCATTATACGAACTTGACCGTGCCACGGTATTAAACAATTTAACAAGCGTATATGTTCCGCCTGTTCGCGAGGAAACGATGCTTTATCACCGTTTTGAAACGCTGCGGCGTGTGATTGCGACATTGCGGGGGCCGAACGGCTGCCCGTGGGATCGCAAACAAACGCATGAATCGCTCAAACGGTATTTGCTTGAAGAAACATATGAACTGTTTGAAGCGATCGATGAAAACGACGATGAACATATGGTTGAGGAACTTGGCGACGTGCTTTTGCAAGTCATGCTTCATGCGCAAATTGGCGAAGATGAAGGAATGTTTTCCATTGATGATGTCATCCGCGGAATTACCGAAAAAATGATTCGCCGCCATCCGCATGTATTCGGTGACGTCACTGTTGAAAATGCAGAACAGGTTGTAGAAAATTGGCAGCGGATAAAAGAAAAAGAAAAGCAAGACCGCGCTGATTCCTTGCTTGATGATGTACCGAAAAGTTTGCCAAATATTTTAAAAGCGTACGAATTCCAAAAAAAGGCGGCAAAAGTAGGTTTCGATTGGGACGATGTCAAGCCAATGTGGGAAAAAGTAGAAGAAGAAATGGCTGAATTTAAACGGGAGGCACTAGGAGAAAAAACGGTTCGTTCTCGTCTCATTAGTGAATTTGGCGATATTTTATTTGCGCTTATCAATGTTGCCCGCTATTACGGCATCAATCCAGAGGAAGCGCTGCATGCAACGAACCAAAAATTTTACCGGCGCTTTTCCTATATCGAAGAACAGGCGCGGAAAAACGGCGTAGCGCTTACGTCACTGTCGCTTGCAGAGTTAGACCGTTTTTGGGAAGAAGCAAAAGAAAAAGGATGGTAA